A single genomic interval of Metasolibacillus fluoroglycofenilyticus harbors:
- a CDS encoding M20/M25/M40 family metallo-hydrolase, with protein MSQYFWNTPEKLRALLCEVVGWDSRTLTEGENKFAYKLRDKLQMLPYFQEHSEYIELHDAGLGRNAVTALYKHPTATETIVLISHFDTVHTEEYGELEPLAFFPEELTEKLKEPKYFNDLPEVVKADLQSGNYLFGRGTMDMKMGLALHMQLIEKASNENWPINLLLTAVPDEEVNSAGMRAAVVELVRLRKQYGLTYKLFLNSEPSFSQNPTDIKEYMYSGTIGKIMPAALFYGKETHAGEPLKGMTASFIASYMTQHMEWNPIFRESDLGEQTPLPVSLQLKDLKMEYSTQTPYRAAALYNVFLLKRTATEIMDLFEQVANEAMAACNAHYENICKREQVNGVGAVKVLRYETLLQYAIQKLGEAEIASIKAQVVKNDQLDDREKSIRIVDQLMIRCQELAPATVILYAPPYYPAINSSDHPLVKDAIQLVKKTAKTFDIEIEQIHYFNGICDLSYVNYSDISGDWTAFEKNTPVWGETYSIPFEEMATLQSPVLNVGPFGKDAHQKTERLHVDSAFKEMPVIIETLVKSLI; from the coding sequence ATGAGTCAGTATTTTTGGAATACACCAGAGAAATTACGCGCATTATTATGTGAAGTTGTTGGATGGGATAGTCGAACGTTAACAGAGGGCGAGAACAAATTTGCATATAAGCTGCGTGATAAGTTACAGATGTTGCCCTATTTTCAAGAACATTCTGAATATATCGAGTTACATGATGCCGGTCTCGGTCGCAATGCGGTTACTGCACTCTATAAGCATCCGACAGCGACAGAAACAATCGTACTAATTAGCCATTTCGATACAGTGCATACAGAGGAATACGGTGAATTAGAACCACTTGCCTTTTTCCCTGAGGAGCTGACAGAAAAGCTAAAGGAACCAAAATACTTTAATGATTTGCCAGAAGTGGTTAAAGCGGATTTACAATCAGGTAATTATTTATTCGGTCGCGGCACGATGGATATGAAAATGGGCTTAGCTTTGCATATGCAATTAATTGAAAAAGCAAGCAATGAAAATTGGCCGATTAATCTACTTTTAACGGCTGTACCGGATGAGGAAGTAAACTCTGCTGGGATGCGAGCAGCCGTAGTGGAATTAGTGAGATTACGTAAACAATATGGTTTAACATATAAATTATTTTTGAATAGTGAGCCATCCTTCTCACAAAATCCTACAGATATTAAAGAGTATATGTATTCAGGAACGATTGGGAAAATTATGCCAGCCGCTTTATTCTATGGTAAGGAAACACATGCAGGTGAACCTTTGAAAGGTATGACAGCAAGCTTTATAGCCTCCTATATGACACAGCATATGGAATGGAATCCTATTTTCCGTGAGAGTGATTTAGGGGAACAAACACCTTTACCTGTTTCGCTTCAATTGAAGGATTTAAAGATGGAATATTCAACACAAACACCGTACCGTGCAGCCGCTCTTTATAATGTGTTTTTATTAAAGCGTACAGCGACGGAAATTATGGACTTATTTGAGCAAGTAGCTAATGAGGCAATGGCAGCTTGTAACGCACATTATGAAAACATTTGTAAACGTGAGCAAGTGAACGGGGTAGGCGCTGTGAAAGTACTTCGTTATGAAACATTGTTACAATACGCAATTCAAAAATTAGGTGAAGCTGAAATAGCTTCTATTAAAGCACAAGTTGTTAAAAATGACCAGTTAGATGACCGAGAGAAATCAATTCGCATTGTCGACCAATTAATGATTCGTTGTCAAGAGCTAGCACCGGCAACTGTTATTTTATATGCACCGCCTTATTATCCAGCAATTAATTCATCGGACCATCCACTTGTAAAGGATGCAATTCAGTTAGTGAAGAAAACGGCGAAAACTTTCGACATTGAAATTGAACAAATCCATTATTTTAATGGCATATGTGATTTAAGTTACGTTAATTATTCTGATATATCTGGGGACTGGACAGCGTTTGAAAAGAATACGCCGGTTTGGGGAGAAACATACAGTATTCCGTTTGAAGAGATGGCGACTTTACAAAGCCCTGTATTAAATGTAGGACCATTTGGTAAGGATGCTCATCAAAAAACGGAAAGATTGCATGTTGACAGCGCATTTAAAGAAATGCCTGTAATTATTGAAACATTAGTAAAAAGCCTCATTTAG
- a CDS encoding amino acid ABC transporter permease: MNAVIDNLPKLLEGLKYTIYYSVVSIILAVIIGLVVAVMKLSKSKVLKTSASVYVEIFRSTPLLVQLFFIVFGLAGILPMSEWFGQRSYPVVAATLTLALHQGAYISEIIRAGILSVNKGQREASESIGMSEFQIMRFIILPQAFKRMIPPLVNQSAQAIKDTSLLAPIGIIDLVYRGQIIISTTFEPFAIWVAIGIIYFVVIFSVSQFAGYLERRMKLDTR, from the coding sequence ATGAATGCAGTAATAGATAATCTACCTAAGCTTTTAGAAGGATTAAAGTACACAATTTATTATTCGGTAGTTTCAATTATTTTAGCAGTCATTATCGGATTAGTTGTTGCCGTAATGAAACTATCAAAATCTAAAGTGTTAAAAACAAGTGCCTCAGTTTATGTAGAAATTTTTCGTTCTACACCATTATTAGTACAATTATTTTTTATTGTTTTTGGTTTAGCAGGTATTTTGCCAATGAGCGAGTGGTTTGGACAAAGGTCGTATCCAGTTGTAGCTGCAACGTTAACACTTGCTTTGCATCAAGGAGCTTATATTTCCGAAATTATTCGCGCAGGGATTTTAAGTGTTAATAAGGGGCAAAGGGAAGCATCGGAAAGTATAGGGATGAGCGAATTTCAAATTATGCGTTTTATCATCTTACCACAAGCTTTCAAACGAATGATTCCACCTTTAGTGAATCAATCTGCTCAAGCGATTAAAGATACTTCGTTATTAGCACCAATCGGAATTATCGATTTAGTGTATAGAGGGCAAATTATTATTTCGACAACATTTGAGCCTTTTGCCATTTGGGTAGCGATAGGAATCATTTATTTTGTAGTGATATTTAGTGTATCCCAGTTTGCGGGTTACCTTGAGAGGAGAATGAAACTTGATACGCGTTGA
- a CDS encoding amino acid ABC transporter ATP-binding protein, with amino-acid sequence MIRVENLCKSYGDLEILKGIDAHIQPQEVVVVIGPSGSGKSTFLRCLNGLEKSNKGKIEIVGMELTNPKTNIQQLRQHVGMCFQQFNLFEHLTILENITIGPIQVLKKTKAEAESHARELLKKVGLPDKEKHYPHQLSGGQQQRVAIARSLAMQPKVMLFDEPTSALDPEMVGEVLKVMGDLAREGMTMVIVTHEMGFAREVGDRVLFMDGGYLVEEGTPSEIFNNPREKRTQDFLSKVL; translated from the coding sequence TTGATACGCGTTGAGAATTTATGTAAATCATATGGTGATTTGGAGATTTTAAAAGGTATTGATGCACATATCCAACCTCAAGAAGTAGTCGTAGTAATTGGCCCTTCTGGAAGTGGAAAAAGTACATTTTTAAGATGTCTCAATGGCTTAGAAAAATCGAATAAAGGAAAGATAGAAATTGTTGGAATGGAGTTAACGAACCCGAAAACAAATATTCAGCAGTTAAGACAGCATGTAGGCATGTGTTTTCAACAATTTAATCTATTTGAGCATTTAACGATATTGGAAAATATAACAATAGGTCCGATTCAAGTATTGAAGAAAACGAAAGCAGAAGCAGAGAGCCATGCGCGAGAATTACTAAAAAAAGTAGGCTTACCTGATAAGGAGAAACATTATCCACACCAATTGTCAGGAGGGCAACAACAACGTGTTGCAATTGCCAGATCTTTAGCGATGCAGCCAAAAGTAATGCTATTTGACGAGCCTACATCCGCGCTAGACCCAGAAATGGTTGGTGAAGTATTAAAAGTAATGGGTGACTTAGCGCGTGAAGGAATGACAATGGTTATTGTCACACATGAAATGGGCTTTGCACGTGAAGTAGGGGACCGCGTATTGTTTATGGACGGTGGTTATTTAGTTGAAGAAGGCACACCTAGTGAGATTTTTAATAATCCGAGAGAAAAACGTACACAAGACTTTTTATCAAAAGTTTTGTGA
- a CDS encoding basic amino acid ABC transporter substrate-binding protein: protein MRKIALLLLSVLIVGVLAACGGEKSEGGTGSSDKLVVQVGTSPTYPPFESDVNGELVGFDIGLIKKIAEEEGFEVEFSTMQFDGLVPALIAGQIDVVVGAITITDKRLESVAFSNAYYKSGLSILAKPSSGITGFDDLKGKLVGIQKGTSSYNYLIANGIEDNNIKQYSDISTTYSALDTGGIDAVFYDNPSNINYITTQTTDAEIVGDILAGEYYGIAINKKKTELIEKINAGLAKLQENGEYEKLFDEYLNGEKNGLIEGVAKPEDVVIKVQ, encoded by the coding sequence ATGAGAAAGATAGCATTATTATTATTATCAGTTTTAATTGTTGGTGTATTAGCAGCATGTGGTGGGGAGAAATCAGAGGGCGGGACAGGTAGCTCTGATAAACTTGTGGTACAAGTAGGGACAAGTCCTACTTATCCACCTTTTGAAAGTGATGTGAATGGCGAGCTAGTTGGTTTTGATATTGGCTTAATCAAAAAAATCGCTGAGGAAGAAGGGTTCGAAGTAGAGTTTTCTACAATGCAATTTGATGGGCTTGTACCAGCATTAATTGCAGGTCAAATCGATGTAGTAGTTGGTGCAATTACAATTACAGATAAACGTTTAGAGAGCGTTGCTTTTTCTAATGCATACTATAAATCGGGATTATCTATTTTAGCAAAACCAAGTTCAGGCATTACAGGCTTTGATGATTTAAAAGGAAAATTAGTAGGTATCCAAAAGGGTACGTCATCTTATAATTATTTAATTGCAAATGGTATTGAAGACAACAATATTAAGCAATATTCAGATATTAGCACGACGTATAGCGCATTAGATACAGGTGGAATTGATGCAGTTTTCTATGACAACCCTTCTAATATTAACTATATTACGACACAAACAACAGATGCGGAAATCGTAGGTGATATTTTAGCAGGTGAATACTACGGTATTGCAATTAATAAGAAGAAAACAGAGCTAATCGAAAAAATCAATGCAGGATTAGCTAAATTACAAGAAAATGGCGAATACGAAAAGCTGTTTGATGAGTACTTAAATGGTGAAAAGAACGGCCTTATTGAAGGCGTAGCAAAGCCTGAGGATGTAGTAATTAAAGTTCAATAA
- the norA gene encoding multidrug efflux MFS transporter NorA: MFEKNSKVTLSILLANLFIAFLGIGLVIPVLPTIMNELNINGKVVGYMVAAFAITQLVISPIAGKWVDRYGRKIMIVIGLFIFGFSEFLFGIGTTVSVLFISRMLGGVSAAFIMPAVTAFIADITTMATRAKALGYMSAAISTGFIIGPGIGGFLAEISTRMPFYAAGILGVVAAICSMLLLKEPTRAEEMQAEEVEEQKSGLRRIFVPMYLIAFLIIFISSFGLAAFESLFSLFVDHKFSFTPKDIAIVITGGAIVGAVAQVALFDRLTKRLGEIAVIRYSLVFSTILVFVMTTVSSYMAILITTFLVFVGFDLIRPAVTAYLSKIAGNEQGFVGGMNSMFTSLANIFGPIIGGRLFDIDLNYPYYFAVLVLGIGVIITIFWKKPQH; this comes from the coding sequence ATGTTTGAGAAAAATTCAAAAGTCACCTTAAGTATTTTATTAGCAAATCTTTTTATCGCATTCCTAGGTATAGGCCTCGTCATTCCCGTTCTTCCAACGATTATGAATGAATTAAATATAAACGGCAAAGTTGTCGGCTATATGGTTGCTGCCTTCGCTATTACACAACTCGTTATCTCACCTATCGCAGGTAAATGGGTAGACCGATACGGTCGTAAAATTATGATTGTTATCGGTTTATTTATTTTCGGATTCTCTGAGTTTTTATTCGGTATTGGAACAACTGTCTCAGTTCTTTTTATATCTCGTATGCTCGGCGGCGTTAGTGCAGCCTTTATTATGCCGGCTGTAACAGCATTTATTGCGGATATTACCACAATGGCTACACGTGCGAAAGCTTTAGGTTATATGTCAGCAGCTATTAGCACGGGATTTATTATTGGACCGGGTATCGGTGGATTTTTAGCTGAAATCAGTACAAGGATGCCTTTCTATGCTGCAGGTATTTTAGGCGTAGTTGCAGCGATTTGCTCTATGTTATTATTGAAGGAACCTACGCGAGCTGAGGAAATGCAGGCAGAGGAAGTAGAGGAACAAAAATCAGGTTTACGCCGCATTTTCGTACCAATGTATTTAATCGCCTTTCTAATTATTTTTATTTCTTCATTCGGCTTAGCTGCTTTCGAGTCATTATTTAGCCTTTTTGTTGACCATAAGTTTAGCTTCACACCAAAGGATATTGCTATCGTTATTACAGGTGGTGCAATCGTTGGTGCGGTTGCACAAGTCGCATTATTCGATCGGTTGACAAAGCGTTTAGGTGAGATTGCAGTTATTCGCTATTCGCTAGTTTTCTCGACAATTCTTGTATTCGTCATGACGACAGTCAGCTCTTATATGGCCATTTTAATCACAACGTTTTTAGTATTTGTTGGATTTGATTTAATTCGACCTGCTGTCACTGCCTATTTATCAAAAATTGCGGGTAATGAACAAGGCTTTGTAGGTGGGATGAATTCTATGTTTACGAGCCTTGCAAATATTTTTGGCCCAATTATTGGCGGCCGTTTGTTTGATATTGATTTAAACTATCCATATTATTTTGCGGTATTAGTTCTAGGCATCGGGGTTATCATTACAATTTTCTGGAAAAAACCTCAACATTAA
- a CDS encoding histidine phosphatase family protein — protein MKLLLIRHGQSQADLLEVHEGRADFPLTELGIEQATKLANHIAAHYKIEAIITSPLQRAYQTADIIREYCPCELITVEHLMEYNNGVLAGMSRKEALIKYPLPEGGRPMHIAIEGGESQLQFRYRVEYVWESILHNYGHLQQIAIVAHGGTLQHLLNVLLGKTLEQQCFFDTGDTGLHVIELRDGKKYVSCLNSQAHLTSFSGCSNTR, from the coding sequence ATGAAATTGTTGCTTATAAGGCATGGGCAATCTCAAGCAGATCTATTAGAAGTTCACGAAGGAAGGGCAGATTTTCCATTGACAGAGCTAGGCATAGAACAAGCAACGAAGCTAGCTAATCATATCGCAGCGCATTATAAGATAGAGGCGATTATCACAAGCCCGTTGCAAAGGGCGTATCAAACAGCAGATATTATTAGAGAATATTGTCCTTGCGAGTTAATCACAGTAGAGCATTTAATGGAATATAATAATGGCGTATTAGCAGGAATGTCGCGCAAGGAGGCCTTAATAAAATATCCATTGCCAGAGGGTGGACGACCAATGCATATAGCAATTGAAGGTGGAGAATCGCAATTACAATTCCGATATCGTGTGGAGTACGTATGGGAGTCGATTTTACATAATTATGGGCATTTACAGCAAATTGCAATTGTTGCACATGGTGGTACATTACAGCATTTATTGAATGTATTGTTAGGCAAAACGCTCGAGCAGCAATGCTTTTTCGATACGGGTGATACAGGGCTCCATGTGATTGAATTAAGAGATGGCAAGAAGTATGTTAGTTGTTTGAATTCACAGGCACATTTGACGTCTTTCAGTGGGTGTTCAAACACACGTTGA
- a CDS encoding YbfB/YjiJ family MFS transporter translates to MTRQHIGIVFGGILLLVVAMGISRFAFTPILPFMREDEGFSLKIGGWLASSNYIGYFLGSLGAGFIYKRKRAFLMTNVVLNVLSIIAMGLTQSLIPWLILRFIAGLTGGFIFVLTSSIVMDYLAAHVLTRWSGFIFSGIGLGIAISGLVVPYLESIVAWQGTWMGLGIISALLVTTTTVLWRNLTVHNNEKTAKTNDTNIWRGFMPWLIIAYGLEGLGYIITGTFLVDIIYNIDSLRAYAGYSWVVAGLAAVPSAPLWVSLMSRLSPVKAMAIAYILQIFGIILPVLSQTVWSVLLSAFLFGMTFVGLVSMSTGYARQLFPSQSGTVVSVLTTFYAFGQIIGPILASKFEAHYASYKAPLLFAGAVVTLALLILLFGRWYNRRKSTVV, encoded by the coding sequence ATGACGAGGCAGCATATTGGAATTGTATTTGGTGGGATTTTACTTTTAGTTGTTGCAATGGGAATTAGTCGCTTTGCTTTTACACCTATTTTGCCATTTATGCGTGAGGATGAAGGCTTCTCGCTAAAGATTGGTGGTTGGCTTGCATCGAGCAATTATATAGGCTATTTCCTTGGCTCACTTGGGGCAGGCTTTATTTATAAACGTAAAAGAGCCTTTTTAATGACAAATGTCGTTTTAAATGTGCTTTCCATTATTGCTATGGGACTGACACAATCTTTAATCCCCTGGCTAATTTTACGCTTTATTGCGGGTTTAACAGGCGGCTTTATTTTCGTCCTAACCTCCAGTATTGTCATGGATTATTTGGCTGCACATGTTTTAACTCGCTGGTCAGGCTTCATCTTTAGTGGAATTGGGCTTGGCATTGCTATTTCTGGGCTTGTTGTGCCCTATTTAGAAAGTATTGTTGCATGGCAAGGTACATGGATGGGACTCGGCATTATATCAGCGTTACTTGTGACAACAACGACTGTCTTATGGCGTAATTTAACTGTACATAATAATGAAAAGACGGCTAAAACAAATGATACAAATATATGGCGAGGTTTTATGCCCTGGCTCATTATTGCTTACGGTTTAGAAGGCTTAGGCTATATTATTACAGGGACATTTCTAGTCGATATTATTTACAATATTGATAGCTTGCGTGCATATGCAGGCTATAGCTGGGTTGTTGCAGGATTAGCTGCCGTCCCATCTGCACCGCTTTGGGTTTCATTGATGTCAAGGCTCTCGCCAGTAAAGGCAATGGCAATTGCTTACATTTTGCAAATTTTCGGCATCATCCTACCTGTTCTTTCGCAAACAGTATGGAGTGTGCTACTATCTGCCTTTTTATTTGGGATGACTTTCGTGGGACTCGTTTCCATGTCAACAGGCTATGCACGTCAGCTATTCCCCTCACAAAGTGGCACAGTTGTTTCGGTGCTTACGACGTTTTATGCATTTGGACAAATTATTGGACCTATTTTAGCAAGCAAATTTGAGGCGCACTATGCTAGTTATAAAGCGCCTTTGCTCTTTGCTGGAGCTGTTGTCACATTAGCCTTGCTTATCTTGTTATTTGGTCGTTGGTATAATAGAAGGAAATCTACCGTTGTTTAG
- the speG gene encoding spermidine N1-acetyltransferase: MDNRIKLRPLEREDLKYVHKLNNDSRIMSYWFEEPYESFVELQDLFEKHIHKQSERRFIIQKDEEILGLVELVEIDLIHRNAEFQIIIDPNCQGKGYAYSVTVLAMRYAFNILNLHKLYLIVDKQNEKAIHIYQKAGFEIEGELKEEFFTAGSYHDAYRMYIFQRDFHRNSKKYL, from the coding sequence ATGGACAATCGTATTAAATTAAGACCATTAGAACGAGAGGATTTAAAATATGTGCACAAGCTTAATAACGACTCTAGAATTATGTCGTATTGGTTTGAGGAGCCTTATGAGTCATTTGTAGAGTTACAGGATTTATTCGAGAAGCATATTCATAAGCAAAGTGAAAGACGCTTCATTATCCAAAAGGATGAAGAAATACTTGGCTTAGTTGAACTGGTCGAAATTGACTTAATTCACCGCAATGCAGAATTTCAAATTATTATTGACCCTAATTGCCAAGGCAAGGGTTATGCATATTCAGTTACTGTATTAGCGATGCGCTATGCTTTCAACATCCTTAATTTGCATAAGCTCTATTTAATCGTCGACAAACAAAACGAAAAGGCCATTCATATTTACCAAAAGGCGGGCTTTGAAATTGAAGGCGAGCTGAAGGAGGAGTTTTTTACTGCTGGCTCTTATCACGATGCGTACCGCATGTATATTTTTCAACGTGACTTCCATCGTAATAGCAAAAAATATTTATAA
- a CDS encoding DUF402 domain-containing protein, translating into MEKMKVKTFKYNQQLHYEWEATVIDSNDNYIALFSTPGRKLIHHSRNKIFEFDTYSLDFFPFDCCYTAHVDIHKNGEFEYYCNIGETPMIINNEIHFIDLDIDIVKKPNSEWMVVDQDEFEENSIKYRYSVEIKEKALSTTKELLKVISNQEFPFDGFLTNKIAELLKYHSEHLY; encoded by the coding sequence ATGGAAAAAATGAAAGTGAAAACTTTTAAATACAACCAACAACTGCATTATGAATGGGAAGCAACAGTCATTGATTCAAACGACAACTATATTGCATTATTTTCAACTCCCGGTAGAAAATTAATTCATCATTCAAGAAATAAAATCTTTGAGTTTGATACTTATTCTTTGGACTTTTTCCCTTTTGATTGTTGCTATACCGCCCATGTAGATATACATAAAAATGGTGAATTTGAATACTATTGCAATATTGGCGAAACCCCAATGATTATTAATAATGAAATTCATTTTATTGATTTAGATATTGATATTGTGAAAAAACCAAATAGCGAGTGGATGGTCGTCGATCAAGATGAATTTGAAGAAAATTCAATAAAATATCGTTACTCCGTAGAAATAAAAGAAAAAGCTTTAAGCACTACTAAGGAGCTCTTAAAAGTGATTAGCAATCAAGAATTCCCATTTGATGGTTTTTTGACGAATAAAATTGCTGAGCTGTTAAAGTATCATTCAGAACATTTGTATTAA
- a CDS encoding methyl-accepting chemotaxis protein — protein sequence MELKIQYDTQKVHRVNLAIITALAILICGPLIISRGILFLVVGLIVIALAAINYFLPIKPYVKGFIFGMIPTAIVFTLFLVDQFSLNKHYILICTVAIIALYFKSSLIVAFGIIVNIAIIVIYILKPENLLGSFNSFIIFITLFSILNGVIIAFYLITRWGNALINHAKQQQQEVQHSFQQLQSTFQEIESSTQVLDEHVTQFQQTMEQIAHSSQYILSASESISASTQQEAASLQFIRSAMNDSMHFVGDTLEISKDTVAQSTNIQQEVVIGWGKMQDSMGQISIMSSAMHATADTVNELQSSLQIVNQLLLGIQHIAEQTNLLALNAAIEAARAGEHGKGFAIVADEVRKLAEESASITINITQVTESLFAKSTEAQQRSREGEQALQHGEQSLKEVGEFLNRLKDSFSQSNEDLTRGMGELTSAVAQFNTIQQQVEKLNEMTTQNAISTSAIVQAVEDENQMLQTMSDITNRVQALNSALKSLVTVQKG from the coding sequence ATGGAGCTTAAAATTCAATATGATACACAAAAAGTACATCGTGTAAATTTAGCCATTATTACAGCTTTAGCCATCCTTATTTGTGGACCTCTAATCATTTCAAGAGGGATTTTGTTTTTAGTAGTCGGCCTAATCGTTATTGCATTGGCAGCAATTAATTATTTTTTACCAATAAAGCCCTATGTTAAAGGCTTTATTTTCGGTATGATCCCTACTGCAATTGTCTTTACATTATTTTTAGTTGACCAATTTTCACTAAATAAACATTATATTTTAATATGTACAGTCGCGATTATTGCACTTTATTTTAAAAGCAGTCTAATTGTCGCTTTTGGTATAATTGTTAACATTGCTATTATCGTCATTTATATTTTAAAGCCTGAAAATTTATTAGGGTCATTTAATTCATTTATCATTTTTATAACATTATTTTCAATTTTGAATGGGGTCATTATCGCTTTTTACTTAATTACTAGATGGGGCAATGCATTAATAAATCATGCGAAGCAGCAACAACAGGAAGTGCAACATTCCTTCCAACAGCTCCAAAGTACATTTCAGGAAATTGAGTCAAGCACACAAGTTCTTGATGAGCATGTAACACAGTTCCAGCAAACAATGGAGCAAATTGCACATAGCAGCCAGTACATACTTTCTGCTTCTGAATCCATTTCAGCAAGCACGCAACAGGAGGCCGCAAGCTTACAATTTATTCGTAGTGCAATGAACGATTCTATGCATTTTGTAGGGGATACGCTGGAAATCTCTAAAGATACTGTTGCCCAATCAACAAATATACAACAAGAGGTCGTTATAGGCTGGGGGAAAATGCAAGATTCAATGGGGCAAATATCCATCATGAGCAGTGCCATGCATGCTACTGCTGATACGGTTAATGAGCTTCAAAGTAGCTTACAAATAGTTAATCAGCTCTTATTAGGAATTCAGCATATCGCCGAACAAACAAATCTACTCGCACTTAACGCAGCAATCGAGGCTGCACGTGCTGGTGAACATGGAAAAGGCTTTGCCATTGTCGCAGATGAAGTACGCAAGCTGGCGGAAGAAAGTGCTTCGATTACGATTAATATTACACAAGTAACAGAAAGTCTTTTCGCTAAATCAACTGAGGCACAGCAGCGCTCACGGGAAGGAGAACAGGCTTTACAACATGGAGAACAATCCCTAAAAGAAGTTGGCGAGTTTTTAAATCGTTTAAAAGACTCCTTCTCACAAAGCAATGAAGATTTAACGCGCGGTATGGGGGAATTAACAAGCGCCGTCGCACAATTTAATACCATTCAGCAGCAGGTGGAAAAGCTCAATGAAATGACTACCCAAAATGCTATCTCAACGAGCGCGATTGTCCAAGCTGTCGAGGACGAAAATCAAATGCTGCAAACGATGAGCGATATTACAAATCGTGTACAAGCCTTAAATAGTGCATTGAAATCGCTTGTTACGGTGCAGAAGGGATAA
- a CDS encoding YfbR-like 5'-deoxynucleotidase yields MIVIGIHRFFTSLNDLERIIRCPGRFKFEEHNVAAHSWKVSQYAMFFATLEERAGNVIDWKALYEKTINHDFAEVFIGDIKTPVKHASPELKEMLAHVEEKMMEKFIREEIPPDFQDVFFERMKEGKDATIEGRLLEFADKLDQFYEAFAELKRGNTDTEFVHMYQNALAKLLLIPLNATVQYFRTEILKDAMQEDTHIDVATLTHEILNKL; encoded by the coding sequence GTGATTGTTATAGGTATTCATCGTTTTTTCACAAGCTTAAATGATTTGGAGCGCATTATCCGCTGCCCTGGACGCTTTAAGTTCGAGGAACACAATGTAGCTGCACACTCTTGGAAGGTATCACAGTATGCAATGTTTTTCGCTACTTTAGAGGAACGCGCTGGCAATGTAATCGATTGGAAAGCTTTATATGAAAAAACAATTAATCATGACTTTGCAGAAGTATTCATCGGTGATATTAAAACACCCGTTAAACACGCCTCTCCCGAACTAAAAGAAATGCTTGCACATGTTGAAGAAAAGATGATGGAGAAATTTATTCGGGAAGAAATCCCCCCCGATTTCCAAGATGTCTTTTTCGAACGCATGAAGGAAGGAAAGGATGCAACAATCGAAGGTCGTTTATTGGAATTTGCAGATAAGCTTGATCAGTTTTATGAGGCCTTTGCTGAATTAAAGCGTGGTAATACAGATACCGAGTTTGTCCATATGTATCAAAATGCATTAGCGAAGCTACTTTTAATTCCATTAAATGCAACAGTGCAATATTTCCGCACAGAAATTTTAAAGGATGCAATGCAGGAGGATACGCATATTGATGTCGCTACGCTCACACATGAAATTTTAAATAAGCTTTAA